One genomic segment of Centropristis striata isolate RG_2023a ecotype Rhode Island chromosome 13, C.striata_1.0, whole genome shotgun sequence includes these proteins:
- the scpep1 gene encoding retinoid-inducible serine carboxypeptidase encodes MGRTEAFCSVLCLLAVVANKGLCSPLAGKEAWDYVDVRDGAHMFWWLYYADSQTAQYTDLPLIMWLQGGPGGSGSGFGNFEEIGPLDKDLKPRKTSWVQAASVLFVDNPVGTGFSYTDRPDSYATNVATVASDMLVLLQDFFNKAPEFQSVPFYIFSESYGGKMAAAISLELHKAIGQGKVKCNFAGVALGDSWISPLDSVMTWGPYLYTTSLLDDHGLADVSSAAEDVKKAVEQEQFAKATELWSVAETVVEQNTNGVNFYNILTQDPDERRTSAAGGDFISLLTRRHIRPLHSQSLGELMNGPIRKKLGIIPQNVTWGGQAEYVFSYMAGDFMRPVVDVVDQLLDAGVNVTIYNGQLDLIVDTMGQELWVKRLKWEGLSGFNDLRWTPLDDPVSPGVTGAFCKTYKNFAFYWILKAGHMIPSDQGPMALQMMKMITDQN; translated from the exons ATGGGCCGGACAGAAGCTTTTTGTAGTGTGTTGTGTTTACTGGCTGTTGTCGCCAACAAAG GGCTCTGCAGTCCTCTGGCGGGTAAAGAGGCCTGGGACTATGTGGATGTCAGGGACGGGGCCCACATGTTCTGGTGGCTGTATTATGCTGACAGCCAGACTGCTCAGTACACCGACCTGCCTCTGATCATGTGGCTGCAG GGGGGACCAGGAGGATCAGGAAGTGGCTTTGGGAATTTTGAGGAGATTGGACCGTTGGACAAGGACCTCAAGCCCAGAAAGACAAGCTGG GTGCAGGCAGCCAGTGTGCTGTTCGTAGACAACCCTGTGGGCACCGGCTTCAGCTACACTGACCGGCCGGACAGCTACGCCACCAACGTGGCCACAGTGGCCTCAGACATGCTGGTGCTGCTCCAAGACTTCTTCAACAAGGCGCCAGAGTTCCAG AGCGTCCCCTTCTACATCTTCTCTGAGTCGTATGGAGGGAAGATGGCAGCTGCGATCTCTTTGGAGCTCCACAAG GCCATAGGACAAGGGAAAGTGAAATGTAACTTTGCTGGTGTGGCACTTGGGGACTCTTGGATTTCCCCGCTGG ACTCTGTGATGACCTGGGGGCCGTACCTCTACACTACT TCGCTGTTGGACGACCATGGCCTGGCGGACGTTAGCAGTGCAGCCGAGGATGTGAAGAAAGCTGTGGAGCAGGAGCAGTTCGCCAAGGCCACAGAGCTGTGGTCGGTAGCTGAGACGGTGGTGGAGCAG AACACCAATGGAGTGAACTTCTACAACATCCTGACCCAGGACCCAGATGAGAGACGCACATCTGCAGCGGGAGGAGACTTCATCT CTCTTCTGACACGTCGTCATATTCGACCGCTCCACAGCCAATCACTTGGCGAGCTCATGAATGGACCAATCAGGAAGAAACTGGGCATCATCCCCCAGAATGTCACCTGGGGAG gCCAGGCAGAGTACGTGTTTAGCTACATGGCGGGAGACTTCATGAGGCCTGTGGTGGATGTAGTCGACCAGCTGCTGGATGCTGGAGTCAATGTCACCATCTACAACGGACAGCTGGACCTCATAGTGGACACCATGG GTCAGGAGCTGTGGGTGAAGAGGCTGAAGTGGGAGGGGCTGTCTGGGTTTAACGACCTGAGGTGGACCCCCCTGGATGACCCTGTTTCCCCAGGTGTTACTGGAGCTTTCTGCAAGACCTATAAGAACTTTGCCTTCTATTGGATCCTTAAAGCCGGTCACATG ATTCCCTCAGACCAGGGACCGATGGCGTTgcagatgatgaagatgatcaCAGACCAGAATTGA
- the coil gene encoding coilin isoform X2 — MAAHSNNFIRVRLHFDYPPPAVVDCRMCWLLVDLNTCRVVADLESVIRQKFEFSRRSILSLFVEDCYLPHTESVYVVRDNDCLRVKVDCLAQGNGYSSCPDTKSENSRKRQRPTEDDGPGENGVNLEWKKKKRKKKSEESPERNSKQASEDEKNKKSGEKKKRKKAEEKVPPVSPKPAASIKKPPVKGTKKSQTVSSSDSSSSSGDEDEAPKKPSTQKPAPKKPDAQKAAPKKPDAQKAAPKTPSSTPAASKAPPTTKPNQTKSKCASSSSSDSDSSSDEVSAVKNNSLTSTTPKGRTTVPKKSDAPKPAPKIPSATPAASKAPSTTKPNQKKPHPASSSSDSDSSSDEDSAVKTKSLTSTTPKGRIGDNSKQQQALPALQLTNGAQKQAAKDKPSSSDSEEEIKLVIRRPLKQPEYALGSVSSWNGRGRGQPRHGGPGAGRGSNRDHSSNFEFSYNRAKEPSCLTDRLTNMSVVLENGAEAAPKRDYSSMPLLAAPPPPGQKIAFKLLELTENYTPEVSEYKEGKIVSFDPTTKQIELELLHASQAPIEPGKFDLVYQNADGSESVEYAVSRGSQVTERWDSLLEPRLIL; from the exons ATGGCTGCTCACAGTAACAACTTCATCCGTGTGCGCCTACACTTTGACTACCCGCCGCCGGCCGTCGTGGACTGCCGCATGTGCTGGTTGCTCGTGGATCTGAACACGTGCCGTGTGGTGGCGGACCTGGAGAGCGTCATCAGGCAGAAGTTTGAGTTCAGCCGCAGGAGCATCCTCAGCCTGTTCGTGGAGGACTGCTACCTGCCGCACACAGAGAGCGTGTATGTGGTGCGCGACAACGACTGCCTCAG GGTGAAGGTTGACTGTCTGGCTCAGGGGAACGGGTACAGCAGCTGTCCAGATACAAAGAGTGAAAACtccagaaagagacagagacccACAGAGGATGATGGACCAGGAGAAAATGGAGTGAATTTGgaatggaagaagaaaaagagaaagaaaaagagcgAGGAGAGCCCGGAGAGGAATAGCAAGCAGGCTTCAGAGGATGAAAAGAATAAGAAgtcaggagaaaagaaaaaaaggaagaaggcAGAGGAAAAAGTTCCACCTGTCAGCCCCAAACCTGCAGCTTCTATCAAAAAACCTCCAGTTAAAGGCACCAAGAAGTCGCAGACCGTCTCTTCTTCAGACTCTAGTAGCAGCAGTGGTGACGAGGATGAAGCGCCCAAAAAACCAAGTACCCAAAAACCAGCACCCAAAAAAC CTGATGCACAAAAAGCAGCACCCAAAAAACCTGATGCACAAAAAGCAGCACCCAAAACGCCGTCCTCCACCCCTGCTGCTTCCAAGGCACCTCCAACGACCAAACCCAACCAGACAAAATCTAAATGtgcttcatcatcatcttcagaCAGTGACTCCTCCTCCGATGAGGTCAgtgctgtaaaaaacaacagtttaacCTCCACAACCCCCAAAGGAAGAACAACAGTACCCAAAAAATCTGATGCCCCAAAACCAGCACCCAAAATTCCATCGGCCACCCCTGCTGCTTCCAAGGCACCTTCAACGACCAAACCCAatcagaaaaaacctcaccctGCTTCATCATCTTCAGACAGCGACTCCTCCTCTGATGAGGACAGTGCTGTAAAAACCAAAAGTTTGACCTCCACAACCCCCAAAGGAAGAATAGGCGATAACTCCAAACAGCAGCAGGCTCTTCCTGCCCTGCAGCTCACAAATGGTGCTCAGAAACAGGCTGCGAAAGATAAACCTTCTAGCTCAGACAGCGAAGAGGAGATCAAGCTGGTCATCAGACGGCCGCTGAAGCAGCCAGAATACGCTCTGGGCAGTGTGTCATCTTGGAACGGTCGTGGCCGCGGACAACCCAGGCATGGTGGTCCTGGTGCAGGTAGAGGGAGCAACAGAGACCACAGCAGCAACTTTGAGTTCAGCTACAACAGAGCCAAGGAGCCGTCCTGCCTGACTGATAGACTGACCAACATGTCTGTGGTCCTTGAG AACGGAGCAGAAGCTGCTCCCAAACGGGACTACAGCTCTATGCCCCTGCTGGCCGCTCCTCCACCGCCGGGGCAGAAGATCGCCTTCAAG TTGCTGGAGCTAACAGAGAATTATACACCAGAGGTATCAGAATATAAG GAGGGAAAGATTGTGAGCTTTGACCCAACCACCAAACAGATTGAGCTGGAACTACTTCATGCCTCTCAAG CTCCTATAGAGCCGGGCAAGTTTGACCTGGTCTATCAGAACGCAGATGGCTCAGAGAGTGTGGAGTATGCAGTATCCAGAGGATCTCAG GTGACCGAACGCTGGGACTCCCTGCTGGAACCAAGGCTCATCCTTTAA
- the coil gene encoding coilin isoform X1, translating into MAAHSNNFIRVRLHFDYPPPAVVDCRMCWLLVDLNTCRVVADLESVIRQKFEFSRRSILSLFVEDCYLPHTESVYVVRDNDCLRVKVDCLAQGNGYSSCPDTKSENSRKRQRPTEDDGPGENGVNLEWKKKKRKKKSEESPERNSKQASEDEKNKKSGEKKKRKKAEEKVPPVSPKPAASIKKPPVKGTKKSQTVSSSDSSSSSGDEDEAPKKPSTQKPAPKKPDAQKPAPKKPDAQKAAPKKPDAQKAAPKTPSSTPAASKAPPTTKPNQTKSKCASSSSSDSDSSSDEVSAVKNNSLTSTTPKGRTTVPKKSDAPKPAPKIPSATPAASKAPSTTKPNQKKPHPASSSSDSDSSSDEDSAVKTKSLTSTTPKGRIGDNSKQQQALPALQLTNGAQKQAAKDKPSSSDSEEEIKLVIRRPLKQPEYALGSVSSWNGRGRGQPRHGGPGAGRGSNRDHSSNFEFSYNRAKEPSCLTDRLTNMSVVLENGAEAAPKRDYSSMPLLAAPPPPGQKIAFKLLELTENYTPEVSEYKEGKIVSFDPTTKQIELELLHASQAPIEPGKFDLVYQNADGSESVEYAVSRGSQVTERWDSLLEPRLIL; encoded by the exons ATGGCTGCTCACAGTAACAACTTCATCCGTGTGCGCCTACACTTTGACTACCCGCCGCCGGCCGTCGTGGACTGCCGCATGTGCTGGTTGCTCGTGGATCTGAACACGTGCCGTGTGGTGGCGGACCTGGAGAGCGTCATCAGGCAGAAGTTTGAGTTCAGCCGCAGGAGCATCCTCAGCCTGTTCGTGGAGGACTGCTACCTGCCGCACACAGAGAGCGTGTATGTGGTGCGCGACAACGACTGCCTCAG GGTGAAGGTTGACTGTCTGGCTCAGGGGAACGGGTACAGCAGCTGTCCAGATACAAAGAGTGAAAACtccagaaagagacagagacccACAGAGGATGATGGACCAGGAGAAAATGGAGTGAATTTGgaatggaagaagaaaaagagaaagaaaaagagcgAGGAGAGCCCGGAGAGGAATAGCAAGCAGGCTTCAGAGGATGAAAAGAATAAGAAgtcaggagaaaagaaaaaaaggaagaaggcAGAGGAAAAAGTTCCACCTGTCAGCCCCAAACCTGCAGCTTCTATCAAAAAACCTCCAGTTAAAGGCACCAAGAAGTCGCAGACCGTCTCTTCTTCAGACTCTAGTAGCAGCAGTGGTGACGAGGATGAAGCGCCCAAAAAACCAAGTACCCAAAAACCAGCACCCAAAAAACCTGATGCACAAAAACCAGCACCCAAAAAACCTGATGCACAAAAAGCAGCACCCAAAAAACCTGATGCACAAAAAGCAGCACCCAAAACGCCGTCCTCCACCCCTGCTGCTTCCAAGGCACCTCCAACGACCAAACCCAACCAGACAAAATCTAAATGtgcttcatcatcatcttcagaCAGTGACTCCTCCTCCGATGAGGTCAgtgctgtaaaaaacaacagtttaacCTCCACAACCCCCAAAGGAAGAACAACAGTACCCAAAAAATCTGATGCCCCAAAACCAGCACCCAAAATTCCATCGGCCACCCCTGCTGCTTCCAAGGCACCTTCAACGACCAAACCCAatcagaaaaaacctcaccctGCTTCATCATCTTCAGACAGCGACTCCTCCTCTGATGAGGACAGTGCTGTAAAAACCAAAAGTTTGACCTCCACAACCCCCAAAGGAAGAATAGGCGATAACTCCAAACAGCAGCAGGCTCTTCCTGCCCTGCAGCTCACAAATGGTGCTCAGAAACAGGCTGCGAAAGATAAACCTTCTAGCTCAGACAGCGAAGAGGAGATCAAGCTGGTCATCAGACGGCCGCTGAAGCAGCCAGAATACGCTCTGGGCAGTGTGTCATCTTGGAACGGTCGTGGCCGCGGACAACCCAGGCATGGTGGTCCTGGTGCAGGTAGAGGGAGCAACAGAGACCACAGCAGCAACTTTGAGTTCAGCTACAACAGAGCCAAGGAGCCGTCCTGCCTGACTGATAGACTGACCAACATGTCTGTGGTCCTTGAG AACGGAGCAGAAGCTGCTCCCAAACGGGACTACAGCTCTATGCCCCTGCTGGCCGCTCCTCCACCGCCGGGGCAGAAGATCGCCTTCAAG TTGCTGGAGCTAACAGAGAATTATACACCAGAGGTATCAGAATATAAG GAGGGAAAGATTGTGAGCTTTGACCCAACCACCAAACAGATTGAGCTGGAACTACTTCATGCCTCTCAAG CTCCTATAGAGCCGGGCAAGTTTGACCTGGTCTATCAGAACGCAGATGGCTCAGAGAGTGTGGAGTATGCAGTATCCAGAGGATCTCAG GTGACCGAACGCTGGGACTCCCTGCTGGAACCAAGGCTCATCCTTTAA